A single Staphylococcus muscae DNA region contains:
- a CDS encoding DMT family transporter translates to MLLSLVLLGLLAGAVVPFQTSINTRLSYYTQSTFYASTISFFVGTLCLIFLTALLYPYPFTHSYWATVRIDETWFIGGVMGVLFLTGNLLLLPKIGASLTVITTITGQLFMGCLIDTFGWFYITPQPFTIVKAIGLLLLLLGIILMNMQRRHAMFKQSDSSIVLWIIVGLIFGCAPPIQAATNSTLGQTVGSPIFASLISFSVGTLTLLVITTIFHRRFRIKHTHELYGPLKWWMFIGGALGVIFVTTIIVLTSQIGVTYTLVAVMIGQIMTSLIIDHFGLLGIPARKISQQRLWGLMIIILAVILIQFT, encoded by the coding sequence ATGTTACTATCATTGGTTTTACTAGGACTCCTTGCTGGCGCTGTTGTTCCATTCCAAACTTCTATCAACACAAGACTCAGCTACTATACACAGTCAACATTCTATGCTTCGACTATATCTTTTTTTGTTGGAACTCTATGCCTAATTTTTTTGACTGCACTTTTATATCCATATCCGTTCACACATAGCTATTGGGCAACAGTACGCATTGATGAAACATGGTTTATCGGTGGCGTGATGGGTGTCTTATTTTTAACTGGGAATTTATTATTATTACCAAAGATTGGTGCGTCATTAACTGTCATCACAACCATCACAGGGCAACTATTTATGGGATGCTTAATTGATACATTTGGCTGGTTTTATATTACACCCCAGCCTTTTACAATAGTGAAAGCTATTGGCTTGTTATTACTTCTTTTAGGTATTATTTTAATGAATATGCAACGACGCCATGCCATGTTTAAACAGTCAGACAGTTCAATCGTATTATGGATAATCGTTGGATTGATTTTTGGTTGTGCTCCACCTATACAAGCAGCCACAAATAGTACACTTGGGCAAACAGTAGGATCTCCTATTTTTGCATCATTGATTTCATTCTCAGTGGGAACACTTACGCTCTTAGTCATTACAACTATTTTTCATCGTCGATTTCGCATTAAGCACACGCATGAGTTATATGGTCCACTTAAATGGTGGATGTTTATTGGCGGTGCCTTAGGCGTGATATTTGTTACAACAATTATTGTACTGACATCACAAATCGGCGTCACTTACACATTAGTTGCTGTCATGATTGGACAGATTATGACAAGTCTTATCATTGATCATTTTGGTTTGCTCGGTATCCCAGCACGTAAAATCAGTCAACAGCGTCTTTGGGGCCTGATGATCATCATACTTGCTGTTATACTCATTCAATTTACATAG